The genomic segment TCACTTCGTCGGCCTGCGCCGCACCGATGAACGTGGCGGAGGACGCAGCCACCGCCATCGCTAACAGAGCTTTCTTCATGGTTGTTCTCGCTGTTGCCAGTTAAATTAGTGCCTCCCTAACTCTGGAAGTGTTTACGCAAAAACACAAGCGCTACGGCGTTAACGCAAGCGACCGTTTGAACCCTCCTAGCCCATTGAAAACGTGCCGGTTTTTACCTGCCCCCTAAGCCGCCCGCTGCACTTCAACGCTGCACGCGGTAGGCTGGAGGAAATTCCCTCGCCAAGGAGCGCCCCGCATGCTCGACGTGACCCACCTGCACGGCAGCCGCCGCGCCATCGGCCTGGCCCACGGCCAGCGCCACGCCGCGCAGATTCGCCGCAGCATCGCGGTCTACGACCGGCTGTTCCAGGACTTCGTGGGACTCGACTGGGCTGCCGCCAAGCGCGAGGCGCAGCGCTTCGTGCCCGCCATCGAGCGCGGCTTCCCGGCGATTCTCGATGAGCTGGCGGGCATCGCCGAGGGCGCCGGCCTCGAGCGCGACGACATCCTCACCCTCAACTGCCGCAGCGAGATATCGCTGACCCAGGCCAGCGGCGGCTGCTCGGCCTTCTCGCTCTATCAGCAGGGCCGCCAGTGGCTGGCCCAGAACTGGGACTGGCGCGCCGACCAGCTCGACAACGTGGTGGTATTGCAGATAGAGGGCAATGACGCGCCGCCGCTGGTCAGCGTCGGCGAGGCCGGCATGGTCGCCAAGATCGGCCTCAACGCCCACGGCCTCGGCGTGTGCCTCAACGCCATCCGCTCGCAGACCTGCGGCGACGGCCTGCCGATTCACTTTGCGCTGCGCAAGATCCTCGAGAGCGACGGCTTCGCTGGTGCGAAACGCATCATCGAGGAGGATCGGGTCGCCTCGCCGGCGCACTTCCTGGTGGCCAGCGCCGACGGCCAGGCCGCCGGTTTCGAGGTCCAGCCCGGGCCGCCCGGGGTGCTCGAACCTAGCGACGGTCGTGTGACCCACACCAACCACCTCTACGCCGCGGCCGCCACCGCCTGCGTGGCCGACTTCCCCAAGCCTGACTCCCACGTGCGCCTGCGCCGGCTCGACGAGCTGCTCGACCCGCCGCCAGCGGCCAGCGTCAGCGCGCTGTTCGAGGTGCTAAGCGACCACCACAACGCGCCCATGTCGATCTGCAAGCACACCGACCCGGGCATGCCCGAGGCCGAGCGCATGGAGACCCTGTTCGCGGTGGTGATGGCCCTCGACGAGCGCACCCTGCACCTGCGCCACGGCTACCCCTGCGAGGCCGAGGAGACGCTGAGCGTCAGCCTCGCCTAGGCACCTGGCGCTATCAGCCGGCCAGTGCCTCCTCCACCAGCCCTCGCGCCTCCTCGCTCATGGGTAGCCCGAGCGCCAGCGCGTGGGCCTCGGGCGACATCTTCTTCCAGGTCTTCTGCACGATACGGATCAGATGGTCATGCTCCACCTGGCGTGAGAAATCGCCGAAGTAGTTCTCCAGGAACACCAGGCAGGCGCAGTCCTCCAGCGCCTGGGTCTCCGGGTCGCGGCCCAGGCCCTGCTTGCGGATCAGGCTCGCCGCGCGCGCCGCGTCATCGGCCGAGTAGCCCGCCTCCTCCATCAGCCGCGCGGTGGTCTCACCGGCGCGCTTGCCCTGGTCGCGACGCCAGGTCAGATAGCCCACCCGGCCCTCGGGATACGCCTCCCGCGGCACCTTCCAGCGCTGCAGGTGCTGGGCACGCACCGCCAGCTGCAACAGCTCGCTGGGCGAATCAGCCAGCGTCTCCAGCCAGGCGCTCATGCGCCGCGCATAGAACAGCTCCTGGGGCAGCGACTCACCCGCCACCTCCACGTGCCGCGGATCCTCGGCGTGCAGCGCATCGATGGCGGCCAAGGCTTGATCATAGGGGGTATCGGACATACTCGCTCCTCATCGTCGGTGGCGGTCCATTGCCGCTGTTGCATATAGCCTATCAGCGTAGCGGCTGGATAAGGACAACGGGCGGGATACACTGCCCCTAGACCCAAGCCTCAGCAGCAGCGACAGGGAGCAGCGCCATGAAATACATCTTCGAAGTGCATATCCGCGACGGCTACCGCGCCGAGGACTACGCCGAGGCCTGGGTCCGCGCCAGCGAGATCATCCAGCAGGCGCCGGGGGCACGCGGCACCGAACTGCACCGCAAGATCGGCGACCCCAGCACCCTGATCGCCATCGCCCACTGGGACAGCAAGGCCAGCCGCGACGCCATGGAAGCCCAGCCCAACCAGCAGGTAAAGGAGATCATCCGCTCCGCGGCGCCCTGCTGCGAGATCCGCCTGATCGGCGAATTCGACGAGCCCGAGTGGGTAGTGATGCCGCCAAAAATCCAACTAAACTAAGGTGGCCACAATGACAGGGGAGCGACATGGTCAACCATACGTATTACGCCTACCGCATCCGCTGGTCCACGGAAGACGTACAGTTCGTCGGCCTATGCACCGAGCTACCCAGCCTTTCATGGCTGGCCAACAGCCAGAGAGAAGCCCTCGACGGCATCGTGGCGGTAGTGGCCGACGCGGTGGCCGATATGCAAGCTGCCGGGGAATCACCTCCCCAGCCGCTGGCGTAACGTCATTTTTCGGGCGTTTCAACGTCCGCATCCGTCAGATGAGCACCGTAAGCTAGCCATCAAGGCCGGCGAACAACCCATCAGCCTCAATCAGCGGATCAGTGGTCGCTCGTCCAAGCTCTAATCACACCGCCACCCCAGGGCCGACCTGGCTCAGATCAACTCGTTACCGCTTTGTGGCTCAGCCCCGCGCATGCGGGGATCGGTACCCGCCCGCCCCGTTATCGCCGGCAGTGAGCGGTTGAGCCCCGCGCATGCGGGGATCGAGTCGACACCAAGGACATGGACGCCCTCGCGTTCGGTTCATCCCCAGGCCTGTGGGGATCGGCTCGAGGGGATCTTCTACAACCTGAAGACCACCGGTTCATCCCCACGCCTGCGGGGATCGGCACAGGCGGGCCGTCCAACTGAACAGCAGGCCGGTTGAGCCCCGCGCCTGCGGGGATCGGAGCGTGCGGATCAGCTCGGCGTAGCGCTCGCGCGGTTGAGCCCCGCGCCTGCGGGGATCGGCTCGCGCACGAAGGCCACCCGGGCTGACATGACGGTTGAGCCCCGCGCCTGCGGGGATCGGGAGCCCCACCACGACGGCACGCCTCATTGGCACGGTTGAGCCCCGCGCCTGCGGGGATCGGTTCTCGGACTCGACGGCATCGAGGATCAGGGCCGGTTGAGCCCCGCGCCTGCGGGGATCGGTGGTCATTTACAGCGCTCCGAGATTTGTCCCGCGGTTCATCCCCACGCCTGTGGGGATCGGCCATCGCTTCGCGTCGTGCTGGCCTCCTGCGTCGGTTCATCCCCACGCCTGTGGGGATCGGTCTTCACTTCCCTGGCCAGCCCTACCCGCTGCCGGTTCATCCCCACGCCGGTGGGGATCGGGCGTTGTTGACGCTGACGAAGCCTATGCCGCCCGGTTCATCCCCACGCCTGTGGGGATCGGATCATCGACTGGGCCACGCGCCGCATTACAGGCGGTTCATCCCCACGCCTGTGGGGATCGGGCTGTAGACCTCGCGAGACTGCCTCCCGACTACGGTTCATCCCCACGCCTGTGGGGATCGGATGTCGAGCTGTAGGCGGGCGGCGTTCAACTCCGGTTCATCCCCACGCCTGTGGGGATCGGATGTCGAGCTGTAGGCGGGCGGCGTTCAACTCCGGTTCATCCCCACGCCTGTGGGGATCGGGTGGTCTTGCCACAACCTCGAGCCCTGCATGGCGGTTCATCCCCACGCCTGTGGGGATCGGAGAAACGGCCGCCGTCTCGGTGATGCCTGGCACGGTTGAGCCCCGCGCCTGCGGGGATCGGACGCGCACGTAGCGATAGACGGCGTCGCTGGTCGGTTGAGCCCCGCGCCTGCGGGGATCGGGGGGATGACGGGCAGGGTCTCGCGTATCCGGCCGGTTGAGCCCCGCGCCTGCGGGGATCGGGGCAGTAGGCACGTACCTTGTCCGCCGCGGCGCGGTTGAGCCCCGCGCCTGCGGGGATCGGCGTCGAGCGAGTTAAAGAAACGGCCCGGAAATCGGTTGAGCCCCGCGCCTGCGGGGATCGGGGGTGCAAGGGTCAACTACCGCAGCGTTATTGCGGTTGAGCCCCGCGCCTGCGGGGATCGGTCCCAATGAAAGTTTCCGTCTGACAGAATAGGCGGTTGAGCCCCGCGCCTGCGGGGATCGGTACAAGAACTCGATGAAGGCGGCGGCCTCGGACGGTTGAGCCCCGCGCCTGCGGGGATCGGAACCAGTGATTGTCGCCCATCAGGAACTGAGACGGTTGAGCCCCGCGCCTGCGGGGATCGGGCGGACGGTAACTGTTTTGTCAGTCATATCGGCGGTTGAGCCCCGCGCCTGCGGGGATCGGGTCTACTAACCTGGCGTCGTGAGCACCCTCGGCGGTTGAGCCCCGCGCCTGCGGGGATCGGCGCTGCTGCAGCTTGCGCGATCGTAGGTCGACCGGTTGAGCCCCGCGCCTGCGGGGATCGGGCCTTATCAATGTGACGCTCACCGATATCGGCCGGTTGAGCCCCGCGCCTGCGGGGATCGGCTTGCTTCAATTGGAGACAATATCGCGGATATCGGTTGAGCCCCGCGCCTGCGGGGATCGGCCATACTTCAATTGCCAAAGTTTCTAGGGAATCGGTTGAGCCCCGCGCCTGCGGGGATCGGTACAATCCGCGCATGGATACGTGGACGATGGACGGTTGAGCCCCGCGCCTGCGGGGATCGGCATCTTGATACAGAATTCAATAGCTTGTATGGCGGTTGAGCCCCGCGCCTGCGGGGATCGGCGATTTCATCTTGTTCTCGATTCTCACTGAACCGGTTGAGCCCCGCGCCTGCGGGGATCGGGCTTGATTCGTAACAACGCTAATCGCTGTTCTAGGTTGAGCCCCGCGCCTGCGGGGATCGGTTCATCCTATTTGGATAAATAAGAATATAAAACGGTTGAGCCCCGCGCCTGCGGGGATCGGATCACCCATCTGTGCCAGAACCCCTGTGTGAGCGGTTGAGCCCCGCGCCTGCGGGGATCGGTACAACAAATCGACTGACAATGAAATCATCGGCGGTTGAGCCCCGCGCCTGCGGGGATCGGACTGTAACAGCAACTCATCGATTCGGTGGAGTCGGTTGAGCCCCGCGCCTGCGGGGATCGGTCTATTGCTAGGGATAGAATCATTGGAATCACCGGTTGAGCCCCGCGCCTGCGGGGATCGGTACAACAAATCGACTGACAATGAAATCATCGGCGGTTGAGCCCCGCGCCTGCGGGGATCGGCGCAAGTATGGGCGCGATAAGGATACCGGCAACGGTTGAGCCCCGCGCCTGCGGGGATCGGCGGGCCGCAACGGATGCAGTATTTGCTGACGGCGGTTGAGCCCCGCGCCTGCGGGGATCGGATTCCAGTCTACTGTTACTTTCCCTTTACTTTCGGTTGAGCCCCGCGCCTGCGGGGATCGGTGATTATGATAAAGTCAATGTAATCTCAATATCGGTTGAGCCCCGCGCCTGCGGGGATCGGCCAAGCTGAGCGAGGATCATCGCCACCTCGGCCGGTTGAGCCCCGCGCCTGCGGGGATCGGTAACATCTCTGGAGTGATGGTCATTCGACCAACGGTTGAGCCCCGCGCCTGCGGGGATCGGAATGATGCCGACTGAGGCGCCCTCAGATCTCTCGGTTGAGCCCCGCGCCTGCGGGGATCGGCGACGTTCCGATTTAAACCGACTGACGGCGACCGGTTGAGCCCCGCGCCTGCGGGGATCGGAAAGCCCGCACGATGGCGGGCAGGGGTTGGGTCGGTTGAGCCCCGCGCCTGCGGGGATCGGTCGCGATTCTTCTCATAATACTCGGCCCAACTCGGTTGAGCCCCGCGCCTGCGGGGATCGGCTTCAGGATCTTGGAACTTCCACCATTTGAAGCGGTTGAGCCCCGCGCCTGCGGGGATCGGCTTGTCGCATGAACTCACTGTCATTGATGAGCCGGTTGAGCCCCGCGCCTGCGGGGATCGGCGTCTACAGCTGATCAATATTAGGCCCCGTCGCGGTTGAGCCCCGCGCCTGCGGGGATCGGAAGATCAGTCATTATATGAAAGTTACAAAGATCGGTTGAGCCCCGCGCCTGCGGGGATCGGTGGAGGGACTGCGACGACTCTGTTGCGATTGGCGGTTGAGCCCCGCGCCTGCGGGGATCGGACAGTGAGACGACGATTGTAGTCTGTCTCTGTCGGTTGAGCCCCGCGCCTGCGGGGATCGGATAAAGTCATTAAGAAAGCAATCATGGAAGAACGGTTGAGCCCCGCGCCTGCGGGGATCGGGAATGAAGTCTGTAGGAGCCATTATGAAGCGTCGGTTGAGCCCCGCGCCTGCGGGGATCGGGTCGCCGATCAGGCTCGAGACGAGGTTGGCCGCGGTTGAGCCCCGCGCCTGCGGGGATCGGGCCACGGACGGGGCCTTTTCTATGTGCGTATCCGGTTGAGCCCCGCGCCTGCGGGGATCGGGCTAGGCCTGCGATCATCAGGGCGGTCGTCGGCGGTTGAGCCCCGCGCCTGCGGGGATCGGTCAGCGCAGCGTGCAACTGGTGTCGGCATGAGCGGTTGAGCCCCGCGCCTGCGGGGATCGGGGCGCGAACCGATGCCGAGATAGTCGAGCAGGCGGTTGAGCCCCGCGCCTGCGGGGATCGGAATGCGGGCGCTACTGCGGAGCATGGGCGAGACGGTTGAGCCCCGCGCCTGCGGGGATCGGCCGATATTGACGACCTCGCCACGAGGCACTTGAGGTTGAGCCCCGCGCCTGCGGGGATCGGTGCATGAGCTATTGCCGCTGGAGCAGTGACGACGGTTGAGCCCCGCGCCTGCGGGGATCGGCAGAATGGCGTCGCGGGTGAGGGTCATTACCACGGTTGAGCCCCGCGCCTGCGGGGATCGGCTACGTGTGACCGTGCGATTGCCTAGCGATGCCGGTTGAGCCCCGCGCCTGCGGGGATCGGCAGGGCGGCAAAGACGCCATCAGCGACGACGCCGGTTGAGCCCCGCGCCTGCGGGGATCGGAGGAAATCACTTCTCTGATATTGGTCTGATTGCGGTTGAGCCCCGCGCCTGCGGGGATCGGACGGTACTTTCATTACTGACAACGTGTTCAACCGGTTGAGCCCCGCGCCTGCGGGGATCGGTACAACAAATCGACTGACAATGAAATCATCGGCGGTTGAGCCCCGCGCCTGCGGGGATCGGGGGGTCACGCGCTGACCAGGGACGAAGCCGTCCGGTTGAGCCCCGCGCCTGCGGGGATCGGTCATGCATCCTCCTGGCCAGGGCTTGGGGCGGCGGTTGAGCCCCGCGCCTGCGGGGATCGGAGACTAAAGAAGATGTAGAAACATTAATGAATCGGTTGAGCCCCGCGCCTGCGGGGATCGGGCGAGGATATGCTGGCCGTCCACCTCCTCGGCCGGTTGAGCCCCGCGCCTGCGGGGATCGGGACGTGCCATGCAGCGCGGAGCCTCGCATGGTCGGTTGAGCCCCGCGCCTGCGGGGATCGGCTGACGATCGATAATCTCAAGCAGGGCGGCGGCGGTTGAGCCCCGCGCCTGCGGGGATCGGTTCCAGGCCGACTTGAGCCGCTCCCAGCTGTCCGGTTGAGCCCCGCGCCTGCGGGGATCGGTTGAGGGGTTATCGAGCATCGCCGGTGTCTACCGGTTGAGCCCCGCGCCTGCGGGGATCGGGTGTCAGCCCACTGCCAAGGATCCCGGTTCCCCGGTTGAGCCCCGCGCCTGCGGGGATCGGACCCACCAACCATAAAGGCGCTCGACTGAAGGCGGTTGAGCCCCGCGCCTGCGGGGATCGGGCGGCCGAGTACCTGCGCGGCAAGAGCGGATACGGTTGAGCCCCGCGCCTGCGGGGATCGGATTAAAGATATGCCGGAAGAGCATCTTGAACACGGTTGAGCCCCGCGCCTGCGGGGATCGGACCACGGCGCACGCTGCCGAGCAAGCCGCCGCCGGTTGAGCCCCGCGCCTGCGGGGATCGGTGGCCTCGTCCATGCCATCGGTCAGCCCCTGGCGGTTGAGCCCCGCGCCTGCGGGGATCGGCAGCCTTTTCGCCCGATTCTTTTGATATGTGGCGGTTGAGCCCCGCGCCTGCGGGGATCGGCGTTAGCGATATTTGGCAAGGACAATAAAGATCGGTTGAGCCCCGCGCCTGCGGGGATCGGGCCCGATGGGCCCGGACCTCTCGCCTACCGACCGGTTGAGCCCCGCGCCTGCGGGGATCGGGCATCAGGGCATTAGTTTGTTACCCGGCATGGCGGTTGAGCCCCGCGCCTGCGGGGATCGGTTGACATGACCACTACACCCCGCTATGAAGTTCGGTTGAGCCCCGCGCCTGCGGGGATCGGGTGCCGCTGGCGAGGCCGCTTTTATTGCTCAGCGGTTGAGCCCCGCGCCTGCGGGGATCGGTCTAGCATCTTCTCGACAGTGAATCGAATAATCGGTTGAGCCCCGCGCCTGCGGGGATCGGACTAATTGTAGATAGTTGATCTACAAAAGGAAAATCGCCAGCAGAAATTCCACCAACGATTTTGCCTATTTTTTGTACAGACTAAATTTTTAAAGATCTAGGATTATCAACTATTTAGCCTCGACAGGCAGAAAGCGCACCAGACGCAAACCGTCGTGATCCCAAGGCTCGCGCCGGTTTGAGCCATAGGTCTGGAACTCGAAGCCAGACTCATGGTTGCTGGCCCAAGCCATGACGACATTGCCATCCTCCGCCAGGACGTTGACATGTTCCCAGATCATTTCGCGGATTCGCTTACTGACATCTCCGACATACACTCCGGCGCGAATCTCCAGCAACCAGACGGCAAGTCGACCTCTTAGACGAGGCGGCACGGCTTCAGTCACTACCACGAGCATGGCCATCATCCACTCCTGTGTCCGCTATCACCGATGGATGGCGGCTCGGGAATCGCTGGAGGCACGGCTTCCGGAGCGGGAGGAGGCGGTTCAATCTCCCCAGCCGACAGGACGTCCTCAATCATGGGAATCAGCCGCTGCAAAATCTTGGCCTGTTTGAAAGCATCACGGCAGGCGATACGTACCTCGCGCTCAGGCATCGGCGGGTTGCGTGCCGCAACTCGAAATGCAGCGGGTACGACCGTCTCGAATTTCACGATATCGGCAATATCGTAGACGAAGCTCTTTGGCTTGCCGGTATGCAGAAAGCCAATGGCCGGCGCGTAACCGGCGGCCAAAATGGCGGCCTCGCTGATGCCATACAGACAGGCGGTAGCGGCGGAAAGACACTGGTTGGCAACGTCGGAGGCGTCCCACTGGCTAGGATCATAGCGGCGCCCTGACCACTTGACGCCATATTGCTTGGCAATCAGCTGGTAGGTCTTGCGTACCCTGGCACCCTCCATCCCGCGGAGCTGCTCGACACTGCGACGTGACGGTGGCGGCTCACCAAATCGCAGCTCGAACATCTTGCGTACGACCTTCAAGCGTAGCGAGTCATCCAGCGCTAGCTGTGCCTGGTAGAGCAGCTTGTCGGAGCGAGCCCCACCGGGTTGCCCAGCGCTATAGAGCCGCACGCCGGCATCCCCTACCCAGATCAATAGGGTGCCCACGGTCGCCGCCAACTTGACGGCGGCATGGGAAACCCGCGTGCCGGGCTCCAGTAACAGGCAGGCGACCGAGCCAACCGGGATATGCATACGCTCGCCATTGACCTCGTCAATCACCACGAAGGCGCCGTCCCGCACATCGATCTGCCCCATCCCGACGAAGATCATCGACATGCGATCCTTCATAGGAATCGGCTTGAGCGGAATAAAGCCCATACTGGCCTCCCTGCCTGTGAGGTGTCGCTATGGCCGGCGAATCAGTATCAAGCCACAGCCGAAGGCCTTGGCGCGCCCGACGCCTTGCGCCAAGGCCTCGATCAAGCGCCCTGGATCAGTGACTTCCAACAGGCCTTCATAATCTACAGTGGAGAACTGGATGGCATCACGCCGACCAGGCTTGTGTAGCGAATGCTGACGGTAGGCCCCAACCTCCGGATCCACCGGCAGCCTAAAGCCCAGCGCTTCCGCCCTCGTCCGCAGCCAGTCTCGCGCCGCCTGATCCATCGCCTGGACGCATTCGGGGCTAGTTCGCTGACCGGGAGGGAAGGGCTTCTTCGCGGCCATAAGCACATCGCTACGCGGCGAGTGCCTGGCCCCCTCCACTCGCCGCGCCACCGTCGGGTTCGCACGCAGCCGGAATGCCAGTTGCTCGCCTTCCCTCAGCGTCGGCGCAAAGGGCTTGCACTGCACATCGAGCAGGCCCGCAATGGGGATGGGCTCCCGGTCGGAGAGTACATAGAAGAGCGGTAATCCCTTCGGCGGCTTGCCCTGCTCGGTGTCCTCCTCCATCTCCTGACGAAACAGGAAGGGACGAGCACCATCGTGGCCAGGAAATGCCTGCCAGAGCAGTTGGTGAGCACCATAGGCGCCACCCTGCATAACGTCGAACAGGGCTTCGCGAGAGAGGCCATTGAGATCGACGCGAACACGTGAAAGAAACATTAGTGTCCCTCCTCTACTCGCACGAAGCGCCGGAACTCGGTGCGCGGACCAAACTGCCAGCGGCGCCGGTTGAGCGGCCGATCCCACACATCGCTAGACTCCACAGCATGCTTGTCACCATCCAGTAGCGCGGCTCCTCCCTCCCAGCAGTACAGTGCCTCTCCGGTCAGTCGCAGGGCCGTTTTCTCACCGGAAATCACCGCCTCGAACTCGCTATCGAGGGCTTCGCGAAGGTGCGTGGCTTCGACTCGCCTAGGTGCCAGTGGTGCTGCCAAGGGGCAAGACTTGCGCCCCAGGTAGAGCGAATAGTGGGGGCGCTGCAACGCTGCCTCGAGCGACTCTAACGTGTAGGCAGAACCTTCAGAGAGCCATACCGCAACGGTCCAGAGACCGTCGCAGCGGTAGTCGCGGCTAGAGAGAATGGTATTGATCACCTTCTCTGAAGCATTCAGTTCATCGCGGCGCGTGCGATAGCTCACCTTGGCCTGAGATCCTGGAACCTGAGCAGTGTGGTAGTCGCGCAAGAGAGTACCGGGAGAACGTTGCTTGATGGCAATACGCACGCTCTCACCCAAGGCCTTCTGGCCAGCATCGTCCTCTCGCTTGATGCCAAGAGCTGCACCCAGCAGCCCCAAGATCGCACCACGCCCGGGATGCGTCGCAGTAGGGCGCGTCTCACCTACCGCCGCCTCCCCCCAACTAGCGAGTGGGGCATAGAGCCGAAAGACAAGATATTCCGTCATAGCGGCTCCTTAAT from the Halomonas sp. 1513 genome contains:
- a CDS encoding peptidase C45 acyl-coenzyme A--6- aminopenicillanic acid acyl-transferase translates to MLDVTHLHGSRRAIGLAHGQRHAAQIRRSIAVYDRLFQDFVGLDWAAAKREAQRFVPAIERGFPAILDELAGIAEGAGLERDDILTLNCRSEISLTQASGGCSAFSLYQQGRQWLAQNWDWRADQLDNVVVLQIEGNDAPPLVSVGEAGMVAKIGLNAHGLGVCLNAIRSQTCGDGLPIHFALRKILESDGFAGAKRIIEEDRVASPAHFLVASADGQAAGFEVQPGPPGVLEPSDGRVTHTNHLYAAAATACVADFPKPDSHVRLRRLDELLDPPPAASVSALFEVLSDHHNAPMSICKHTDPGMPEAERMETLFAVVMALDERTLHLRHGYPCEAEETLSVSLA
- a CDS encoding antibiotic biosynthesis monooxygenase gives rise to the protein MKYIFEVHIRDGYRAEDYAEAWVRASEIIQQAPGARGTELHRKIGDPSTLIAIAHWDSKASRDAMEAQPNQQVKEIIRSAAPCCEIRLIGEFDEPEWVVMPPKIQLN
- a CDS encoding type I-E CRISPR-associated endoribonuclease Cas2, which codes for MAMLVVVTEAVPPRLRGRLAVWLLEIRAGVYVGDVSKRIREMIWEHVNVLAEDGNVVMAWASNHESGFEFQTYGSNRREPWDHDGLRLVRFLPVEAK
- a CDS encoding subtype I-E CRISPR-associated endonuclease Cas1: MGFIPLKPIPMKDRMSMIFVGMGQIDVRDGAFVVIDEVNGERMHIPVGSVACLLLEPGTRVSHAAVKLAATVGTLLIWVGDAGVRLYSAGQPGGARSDKLLYQAQLALDDSLRLKVVRKMFELRFGEPPPSRRSVEQLRGMEGARVRKTYQLIAKQYGVKWSGRRYDPSQWDASDVANQCLSAATACLYGISEAAILAAGYAPAIGFLHTGKPKSFVYDIADIVKFETVVPAAFRVAARNPPMPEREVRIACRDAFKQAKILQRLIPMIEDVLSAGEIEPPPPAPEAVPPAIPEPPSIGDSGHRSG
- a CDS encoding type I-E CRISPR-associated protein Cas6/Cse3/CasE, whose translation is MFLSRVRVDLNGLSREALFDVMQGGAYGAHQLLWQAFPGHDGARPFLFRQEMEEDTEQGKPPKGLPLFYVLSDREPIPIAGLLDVQCKPFAPTLREGEQLAFRLRANPTVARRVEGARHSPRSDVLMAAKKPFPPGQRTSPECVQAMDQAARDWLRTRAEALGFRLPVDPEVGAYRQHSLHKPGRRDAIQFSTVDYEGLLEVTDPGRLIEALAQGVGRAKAFGCGLILIRRP
- a CDS encoding type I-E CRISPR-associated protein Cas5/CasD; the protein is MTEYLVFRLYAPLASWGEAAVGETRPTATHPGRGAILGLLGAALGIKREDDAGQKALGESVRIAIKQRSPGTLLRDYHTAQVPGSQAKVSYRTRRDELNASEKVINTILSSRDYRCDGLWTVAVWLSEGSAYTLESLEAALQRPHYSLYLGRKSCPLAAPLAPRRVEATHLREALDSEFEAVISGEKTALRLTGEALYCWEGGAALLDGDKHAVESSDVWDRPLNRRRWQFGPRTEFRRFVRVEEGH